From Gemmatimonadota bacterium, a single genomic window includes:
- a CDS encoding toll/interleukin-1 receptor domain-containing protein has product MKVFISHAYKDEPLVKKLATKLENAGFEVWDATRDVRADGKWSEQVDHALEDSDAMVAILSADALLSSWVRHEIEYALCEPGYRRRLVPVLAGDSQGLSKEDVPWILRHLNMIDMDEHDEESGISKIVQVLSDNAVTDSHPASPPTS; this is encoded by the coding sequence ATGAAAGTGTTTATCAGCCATGCGTACAAAGATGAGCCTTTGGTTAAAAAGCTTGCGACCAAGTTGGAGAATGCCGGTTTTGAAGTATGGGATGCAACTCGTGACGTACGTGCTGATGGAAAATGGTCTGAACAGGTAGATCACGCGCTGGAAGATTCGGATGCAATGGTCGCCATCCTTTCTGCCGATGCTTTACTTTCAAGTTGGGTTCGTCATGAAATAGAGTATGCGCTCTGTGAACCGGGTTATCGAAGACGGTTGGTTCCCGTGCTAGCTGGAGATTCTCAAGGACTTTCCAAAGAGGATGTGCCTTGGATTCTTCGACATCTGAATATGATCGACATGGATGAGCACGATGAGGAAAGTGGGATCAGTAAAATCGTACAAGTGCTTTCTGATAACGCCGTAACTGATTCT